The following are encoded in a window of Variovorax paradoxus genomic DNA:
- a CDS encoding PLP-dependent aminotransferase family protein, producing MSKTFELETLRIRMNDAEFRLLDLHQRVQRAMRELILDGALPPGLKLPATRALAELLGIARDTVESAYMQLHRDGFIVRQQGSGSYVSETIGAELRGHSRRRMKYQAHEGRAQAPGGGLSRRGNLIFESGGISDQQTIKAFATGLPETRTFPTDVWERLQRQALKDYRTSVLLHGDPQGAKPLREAIATYLNLERGAKVSPEQILVLSSTRQALFLCAQLLVDAGKPILLENPGYFGAKKAFESAEARITPIDVDAQGIRTDLLRADRSGATCVYVTPSHQYPTGATMSLERRLDLIHWAAENGRWIIEDDYDSEFHYDGMPTACVQGLDKYARTIYIGTFSKTLYPGLRMGYIVLPQELVKAFTHARSIMDGHTPQVLQLTLARFMEDGHYNAHVRSMRKLYASRREVILESIGKHLAGIVTAPRPKGGLQVPCLLEPGWSEQDTIRRAAAAGVVLPGLSRLYAGEHKQPGWLLGYASLTAHEIESAILCLANALRGMPTPVG from the coding sequence ATGAGCAAAACATTCGAACTGGAGACGCTGCGCATCCGGATGAACGATGCGGAGTTCCGGTTGCTCGATCTGCACCAACGGGTGCAGCGCGCCATGCGCGAGCTGATCCTTGATGGCGCCTTGCCTCCCGGGCTGAAACTGCCGGCGACGCGCGCGCTGGCCGAGTTACTCGGGATCGCGCGCGACACGGTCGAGAGTGCGTACATGCAACTGCACCGAGACGGGTTCATCGTTCGGCAGCAGGGTTCGGGGAGCTACGTTTCAGAGACCATAGGCGCGGAATTGCGAGGGCACTCTCGGCGGCGCATGAAATACCAAGCGCATGAAGGACGCGCGCAGGCACCGGGGGGAGGCCTGAGCCGGCGCGGGAACCTCATCTTCGAAAGCGGGGGAATCTCGGACCAGCAGACCATCAAAGCATTTGCCACGGGTCTTCCAGAGACGCGAACCTTCCCAACCGATGTGTGGGAGCGCTTGCAGCGCCAGGCCCTCAAGGACTATCGCACCAGCGTGCTTTTGCATGGCGACCCGCAAGGAGCAAAGCCTCTGCGCGAAGCCATTGCGACCTACCTCAACCTGGAGCGTGGCGCCAAGGTCTCGCCCGAGCAGATCCTGGTGCTGAGCAGTACCCGGCAGGCACTGTTTCTGTGTGCCCAACTGCTGGTGGATGCAGGCAAGCCGATCCTTCTGGAGAATCCAGGGTACTTTGGGGCCAAGAAGGCTTTCGAGTCGGCAGAAGCCCGAATCACGCCGATTGACGTGGACGCACAAGGCATCCGCACGGATCTGCTGCGAGCAGACCGCAGCGGCGCAACCTGCGTGTATGTGACTCCGTCACACCAATACCCCACCGGGGCCACCATGTCACTGGAGCGGCGTCTGGACTTGATTCACTGGGCTGCGGAGAACGGTCGCTGGATCATCGAAGACGACTACGACAGCGAGTTCCACTATGACGGCATGCCGACCGCCTGCGTCCAGGGCTTGGACAAGTACGCACGGACGATCTATATCGGCACATTCAGCAAGACGCTTTATCCCGGCCTGCGCATGGGATACATCGTCCTGCCGCAAGAGTTGGTCAAGGCATTCACTCACGCACGAAGCATCATGGATGGCCACACCCCGCAGGTCTTGCAACTGACGTTGGCCAGGTTCATGGAAGACGGCCACTACAACGCGCATGTGAGAAGCATGCGCAAGCTGTACGCGAGCCGCCGCGAGGTCATCCTTGAGTCCATCGGCAAACACCTGGCGGGAATCGTGACGGCGCCACGTCCAAAGGGTGGGCTGCAGGTTCCGTGTCTGCTGGAGCCTGGATGGTCGGAGCAAGACACCATACGCCGGGCAGCTGCTGCCGGGGTGGTGTTGCCAGGACTCAGCCGTTTGTACGCTGGCGAGCACAAGCAGCCGGGTTGGCTGCTGGGCTACGCATCGCTCACTGCGCATGAGATCGAGTCCGCCATCTTGTGCCTTGCCAACGCCCTTCGTGGCATGCCGACGCCTGTCGGCTGA
- a CDS encoding benzoate/H(+) symporter BenE family transporter codes for MSPSESHPPLRIRDLIHPIVAGLISVLVNYGGTFILVFQAAKVAGLSPELTASWVWSISIGVGVTGIILSWMTREPVITAWSTPAAAFLVTALATTPYAEAVGAYLISAAAFVVLGLSGWFERLIRLIPPGVAAGLLAGILLQFGIKAFGGMSIDPVLAGLLIVTYVALKRFSARYAVIGILVLGLLLLRMQDRIDLTGLTLKFATPVLTMPTFSLNALLSVALPLFLITLTGQYMPGMLVLRNAGFKTSANPVVTVTGLGSLLMAPFGSHAFNIAAITAAIATGREAHEDPSKRWIAGIAAGVCYILVGVFGVTLAAVFMAFPATFITTLAGLALLGTIGGSLATALADVKTREASLITFLAAAANITLLGIGGAFWGLMIGLVAHAVLNGALPRRARPAIAASAAEPAIKRGEANA; via the coding sequence ATGTCCCCGTCCGAGTCACATCCACCCCTTCGAATCCGTGATCTCATCCATCCCATCGTGGCCGGTCTGATCTCGGTCCTCGTCAATTACGGCGGCACATTCATCCTGGTGTTCCAGGCCGCCAAGGTTGCGGGCTTGAGCCCGGAACTGACAGCCTCCTGGGTGTGGTCGATTTCCATCGGCGTGGGCGTGACGGGGATCATCCTGAGTTGGATGACCCGCGAGCCGGTCATCACCGCCTGGTCCACGCCTGCGGCGGCCTTCCTCGTCACCGCGCTGGCGACCACGCCCTATGCCGAGGCGGTAGGCGCTTACCTGATTTCAGCAGCGGCCTTTGTGGTGCTGGGCCTCTCGGGCTGGTTCGAGCGCTTGATCCGGCTGATTCCCCCGGGCGTGGCCGCAGGTTTGCTCGCGGGCATCCTGCTTCAATTCGGCATCAAGGCTTTCGGCGGCATGAGCATCGATCCGGTGCTGGCCGGCTTGCTGATCGTGACCTACGTGGCGCTCAAGCGCTTCAGTGCACGCTATGCCGTCATCGGCATCCTGGTGTTGGGGCTGCTCCTTCTGCGCATGCAGGACCGGATCGACCTGACAGGGCTGACGTTGAAGTTCGCCACTCCGGTCCTCACCATGCCGACGTTCTCGCTCAATGCGTTGCTGAGCGTCGCCTTGCCCCTGTTCCTCATCACGCTGACCGGCCAGTACATGCCCGGCATGCTGGTGCTGCGCAATGCTGGCTTCAAGACCAGCGCCAACCCCGTCGTGACGGTGACCGGCCTGGGCTCGCTGTTGATGGCGCCATTCGGCTCGCATGCCTTCAACATCGCGGCCATCACGGCCGCCATCGCCACGGGCCGGGAGGCACATGAAGACCCCTCCAAGCGCTGGATCGCGGGCATCGCCGCAGGCGTGTGCTACATCCTCGTGGGTGTGTTCGGCGTGACACTGGCCGCCGTCTTCATGGCCTTCCCGGCGACCTTCATCACCACGCTGGCGGGGCTGGCATTGTTGGGCACCATCGGAGGCAGCCTGGCCACCGCCTTGGCCGACGTGAAGACGCGCGAAGCCTCGTTGATCACCTTTCTGGCCGCGGCAGCCAATATCACGCTGCTGGGCATCGGTGGTGCGTTCTGGGGCCTAATGATCGGCTTGGTGGCCCATGCCGTGCTCAATGGCGCGCTGCCGCGCCGCGCACGACCGGCCATCGCGGCTTCGGCCGCCGAGCCTGCGATCAAGAGGGGGGAAGCCAATGCTTGA
- a CDS encoding aromatic ring-hydroxylating oxygenase subunit alpha encodes MLVTQQPVFRKFWHAVMPLTELAHGPKPFRLLGEDIVLFLDANGQPAALRDRCCHRTAKLSKGWCVDTEGKACGQGAIQCGYHGWTYDRSGQVVRIPQYEPDRKISPEYKTTAYHCTARYGYAWVALEEPIADIPAIPEFEDPGYRTIFQFYEEWQTSPMRALENSFDNSHFSFVHRATFGVAASPKPSKYELVENESGFYAETVIEATNPVKFHSISGVTDAITTRHMRNAYFLPFARRLDIEYPSGIRHIIINCFTPIDDGRMQLCQWLFRNDTEADCAAQMLIDFDEEITREDKDILESTDPDALVDTRRRGVEYSMESDRPGMLIRKHLMQLLAKHGEAEVYRGMTIPIAKAA; translated from the coding sequence ATGCTCGTCACCCAACAACCCGTCTTCCGCAAGTTCTGGCATGCCGTCATGCCGCTCACCGAACTGGCCCACGGCCCCAAGCCTTTCCGGCTGCTGGGCGAAGACATCGTTCTGTTTCTCGATGCCAACGGCCAGCCGGCCGCGCTGCGCGACCGCTGCTGCCACCGCACCGCCAAACTCTCGAAGGGCTGGTGCGTGGACACCGAAGGCAAGGCCTGCGGGCAGGGCGCGATCCAGTGCGGCTACCACGGCTGGACCTACGACCGCAGCGGCCAGGTAGTACGCATCCCGCAGTACGAGCCCGACCGCAAGATCTCGCCCGAGTACAAGACCACCGCCTACCACTGCACCGCGCGCTACGGCTACGCCTGGGTGGCGCTGGAGGAGCCCATCGCCGACATCCCGGCCATTCCCGAATTCGAAGACCCGGGCTATCGCACGATCTTCCAGTTCTACGAAGAATGGCAGACCAGTCCGATGCGCGCACTCGAAAATTCGTTCGACAACTCGCACTTCAGTTTCGTGCACCGCGCCACCTTCGGCGTGGCCGCGAGCCCGAAGCCAAGCAAGTACGAGTTGGTGGAAAACGAGTCGGGCTTCTACGCCGAGACGGTGATCGAAGCGACCAACCCGGTGAAGTTCCATTCGATCAGCGGCGTGACCGATGCGATCACCACGCGTCACATGCGCAACGCCTACTTCCTGCCGTTCGCGCGCCGGCTCGACATCGAGTACCCGAGCGGCATCCGCCACATCATCATCAACTGCTTCACGCCCATCGACGACGGGCGCATGCAGCTGTGCCAGTGGCTGTTCCGCAACGACACCGAGGCCGATTGCGCGGCGCAGATGCTGATCGACTTCGACGAGGAGATCACGCGCGAGGACAAGGACATCCTCGAATCGACCGACCCCGATGCGCTGGTCGACACGCGGCGGCGCGGCGTGGAGTATTCGATGGAGTCCGACCGGCCGGGGATGCTGATTCGCAAGCACCTGATGCAGCTGCTGGCCAAGCATGGGGAGGCGGAGGTCTATCGCGGGATGACGATTCCGATTGCGAAGGCTGCTTGA
- a CDS encoding ABC transporter substrate-binding protein, translated as MQRRSFLAAAATTLAAPAVFAQGGKLTPLKFTLDFRINGQTAPFFLAHAKGYYRDEGLDVTIDTGAGSVASITRIASGVYQLGLGDISSLVEFNAQNPGTPVVQAVYQYYNRAPFVIIGRKDRGVTGDFKSLTGKKVAAAAVESTRRAWPMVARKQGMRGDAFQWQTTDFSARDNVMVRGDVDAATYFHDSAVSLFARMKADELSVLKYSDAGVNLYGNAILASSNLIAQNPKVVAAFLRATNRAIVETFSNPAPSIAAMRQREPILDEKVELERWSLTAQYVGAADTRGHGLGDIRKLTLEQQVDEVADTYGLKTRPSADALFNSSMLPARSERLLPAPKA; from the coding sequence ATGCAACGCCGATCCTTTCTTGCCGCAGCTGCCACCACCCTCGCCGCCCCTGCCGTGTTCGCGCAGGGCGGCAAGCTCACCCCGCTCAAGTTCACGCTCGACTTCCGCATCAACGGCCAGACCGCGCCCTTCTTCCTGGCACACGCCAAGGGCTACTACCGCGACGAAGGGCTGGACGTGACGATCGACACCGGCGCCGGCTCGGTCGCCTCGATCACGCGCATCGCGAGCGGCGTGTACCAGCTGGGCCTGGGCGACATCAGTTCGCTGGTCGAGTTCAATGCACAGAACCCGGGCACGCCCGTGGTGCAGGCCGTGTACCAGTACTACAACCGTGCACCGTTCGTGATCATCGGCCGCAAGGACCGCGGCGTGACCGGCGACTTCAAGAGCCTCACGGGCAAGAAGGTGGCCGCCGCCGCCGTCGAGTCCACGCGCCGCGCCTGGCCGATGGTGGCGCGCAAGCAGGGCATGCGCGGCGATGCCTTCCAGTGGCAGACCACCGACTTCAGCGCGCGCGACAACGTGATGGTGCGCGGCGACGTCGATGCCGCCACCTACTTCCACGACTCGGCCGTTTCGCTCTTCGCGCGCATGAAGGCCGACGAACTCTCGGTGCTCAAGTATTCGGACGCGGGCGTCAACCTGTACGGCAACGCGATCCTTGCGAGCAGCAACCTCATTGCGCAAAATCCGAAGGTGGTGGCGGCCTTTCTGCGCGCGACCAACCGAGCCATCGTCGAAACTTTTTCCAACCCCGCACCGAGCATCGCGGCCATGCGCCAGCGCGAACCGATCCTCGACGAGAAGGTCGAACTCGAACGCTGGAGCCTCACGGCGCAGTACGTGGGCGCGGCGGACACGCGCGGCCACGGGCTGGGCGACATCCGCAAGCTCACGCTCGAACAGCAGGTCGACGAGGTGGCCGACACCTACGGCCTCAAGACGCGGCCCTCGGCCGACGCCCTCTTCAACAGCTCGATGCTGCCTGCGCGCAGCGAGCGCCTTCTTCCCGCACCCAAGGCATGA
- a CDS encoding nucleoside deaminase: MNVPENSTPAFPDENTLDERDGRYLRKAIVWSHAARRRGNRPFGSVIVSAAGEVLAEAANSNTETGDCTAHAEVNALRALAGRGLTREELAGATLYASGEPCVMCAGAIFWSNIGRVVFGIDAQRLRVFRGERQDQRDAELSCRDVFRASPHPIDCIGPALIDEAAAAHDSAWKT, from the coding sequence ATGAACGTTCCTGAAAATTCCACCCCCGCCTTCCCCGACGAAAACACGCTCGACGAGCGCGACGGCCGCTACCTGCGCAAGGCCATCGTGTGGTCGCATGCCGCGCGCCGTCGAGGCAACCGGCCCTTCGGTTCGGTCATCGTCTCAGCCGCCGGCGAAGTGCTGGCCGAGGCCGCGAACAGCAACACCGAAACCGGCGACTGCACCGCGCACGCCGAGGTGAACGCGCTGCGCGCGCTGGCCGGTCGCGGCCTCACGCGCGAGGAGCTGGCCGGCGCCACGCTCTACGCCTCGGGCGAGCCCTGCGTGATGTGCGCGGGCGCGATCTTCTGGTCGAACATCGGCCGCGTGGTGTTCGGCATCGACGCGCAGCGGCTGCGCGTGTTCCGCGGCGAGCGGCAGGACCAGCGCGACGCGGAGCTGTCGTGCCGCGACGTGTTCCGCGCGTCGCCGCATCCAATCGATTGCATCGGGCCGGCGCTCATCGATGAAGCGGCTGCCGCGCATGACAGCGCGTGGAAGACCTGA
- a CDS encoding urease accessory protein UreD, protein MPWHARLHLAYQQEADRSVARFRHDGPLRVLQSLYPEGDAVCHHVLVHPPGGLVGGDTLDIDIEAADGSHGLITTPGASRFYRSEGETALQRTRIRLASGARLEWLPLEAICYSGCQAENRLTVETAPGAEMIGWDVCALGLPNANQPFERGTYLQHIEAPGVWLERGRIDANDHRLLQSPLGLGGHRCLASLFVVTGSPMIKARREALLTQARTLLEAHELHESAGATSPHAEVVVLRVLAPVVEPAMQLLRQVWQAWRSELWQLPAATPRIWAT, encoded by the coding sequence ATGCCCTGGCACGCCCGTCTCCACCTCGCCTACCAACAAGAAGCCGACCGCAGCGTCGCCCGTTTTCGCCACGACGGCCCGCTGCGCGTCCTGCAGAGCCTCTACCCCGAGGGCGATGCGGTGTGCCACCACGTGCTGGTGCACCCACCGGGCGGGCTCGTGGGCGGCGACACGCTCGACATCGACATCGAAGCCGCCGACGGCAGCCACGGCCTGATCACCACGCCCGGCGCCTCGCGCTTCTACCGTTCCGAAGGCGAAACCGCGCTGCAACGCACGCGCATCCGGCTCGCCTCCGGTGCGCGGCTCGAATGGCTGCCGCTCGAAGCGATCTGCTACAGCGGCTGCCAGGCCGAGAACCGGCTCACCGTCGAAACTGCACCGGGCGCCGAGATGATCGGCTGGGACGTGTGTGCGCTCGGCCTGCCGAACGCCAACCAGCCCTTCGAACGCGGCACCTACCTGCAGCACATCGAAGCCCCCGGCGTGTGGCTGGAGCGCGGACGCATCGATGCGAACGACCACCGCCTGCTGCAAAGCCCGCTGGGGCTGGGCGGCCACCGCTGCCTCGCCTCGCTGTTCGTGGTGACCGGCTCGCCGATGATCAAGGCACGGCGCGAAGCCCTGCTGACGCAGGCGCGCACGCTGCTCGAAGCGCACGAACTGCACGAGAGCGCGGGCGCGACCAGCCCGCACGCGGAAGTGGTCGTGCTGCGCGTGCTTGCGCCGGTGGTCGAGCCCGCGATGCAGCTGCTGCGGCAGGTCTGGCAGGCGTGGCGCAGCGAGTTGTGGCAACTGCCGGCGGCCACGCCGCGCATCTGGGCGACCTGA
- a CDS encoding DAPG hydrolase family protein, whose amino-acid sequence MIEHPFHPEISRIDDLLQIAPLRLETGISRLPSGCLVVAVRTDLHGCTGRMLDWWFKFFETTQHIKWWHPHDHVEHRGWDTHWKKGESYIGASIRAVESLADIPPVAAQLKFHDPRELFDTEQLDLAFAQKRASAAVYARIGFGEHITLDANGDPQDGQMIHLARDTPFGCVLRSRFLLGQSSAQPAVDVPDELGLGLLRHCYSEFTYLSRFLPSLYYGEHANGEAAPLPW is encoded by the coding sequence ATGATCGAGCATCCCTTCCATCCAGAGATTTCCCGCATCGACGACCTGTTGCAGATCGCGCCGCTGCGGCTGGAAACCGGCATTTCCCGCCTGCCCAGCGGTTGCCTTGTCGTGGCCGTGCGCACCGATCTTCATGGCTGCACCGGCCGCATGCTCGACTGGTGGTTCAAGTTCTTCGAGACCACGCAGCACATCAAGTGGTGGCATCCGCACGACCACGTCGAACACCGCGGCTGGGACACGCATTGGAAGAAGGGCGAAAGCTACATCGGTGCGTCGATTCGCGCGGTGGAGTCGCTGGCCGACATTCCGCCGGTGGCTGCGCAACTCAAGTTCCATGACCCGCGCGAGTTGTTCGACACGGAGCAACTCGACCTGGCCTTCGCGCAGAAGCGCGCGTCGGCGGCGGTGTATGCGCGCATCGGCTTCGGCGAGCACATCACGCTGGACGCCAACGGCGATCCGCAGGACGGGCAGATGATTCACCTAGCCCGCGACACGCCCTTTGGCTGCGTGCTGCGCAGCCGCTTCCTGTTGGGACAGTCGAGCGCGCAGCCGGCGGTCGACGTGCCGGACGAACTGGGCCTGGGGCTGCTGCGCCATTGCTATTCGGAGTTCACGTACCTCTCTCGTTTTTTGCCGTCGCTGTACTACGGCGAGCATGCCAACGGCGAGGCCGCGCCTCTGCCCTGGTAG
- a CDS encoding TetR/AcrR family transcriptional regulator, whose translation MEHTTNPTARPRGRPARPEHEMGEAAVAAATWLLLNEGYAATTMEAVARRAGLAKKSLYRFAANREDLVALVVRSWTDEFKPVLATEVRSQADVLPALAEILRVIAARVLSADAVGLFRLLTTDFPSKADLLEVYERNGIERGRRMLVDWLKRQRKNGLLQVKEPEAVCDLMLSMVIAEPLRQMALGVTPPVPAWDPSPRIEAALRLMNGEAFSVAASA comes from the coding sequence ATGGAACACACAACGAACCCCACCGCCCGGCCACGCGGGCGGCCGGCAAGGCCCGAGCACGAGATGGGCGAGGCTGCAGTGGCCGCCGCCACCTGGCTGCTGCTGAACGAAGGCTATGCCGCCACGACGATGGAGGCCGTGGCCAGGCGCGCCGGCCTTGCCAAGAAGTCGCTCTACCGGTTCGCGGCCAACCGCGAAGACCTGGTGGCGTTGGTCGTACGCAGCTGGACCGACGAATTCAAACCCGTGCTGGCGACCGAAGTTCGTTCACAGGCGGACGTGTTGCCCGCGCTGGCGGAAATACTGCGGGTGATCGCGGCGCGCGTGCTGTCGGCCGACGCGGTCGGCCTGTTCCGGCTGCTCACCACTGACTTTCCGTCCAAGGCGGACCTGCTGGAGGTGTACGAACGCAACGGCATCGAGCGCGGCCGGCGGATGCTCGTCGACTGGCTCAAGCGCCAGCGCAAGAACGGGCTGCTGCAGGTGAAGGAGCCCGAAGCGGTGTGCGACCTGATGCTGTCGATGGTCATCGCCGAGCCCTTGCGGCAGATGGCGCTGGGCGTGACACCACCGGTGCCGGCGTGGGATCCGTCGCCGCGCATCGAGGCGGCGCTTCGGCTGATGAACGGCGAAGCGTTCTCGGTCGCGGCAAGCGCCTAG
- a CDS encoding sel1 repeat family protein, which yields MSSELKQIANWSLRWRIFLSGALCLVAAGAAAKPFDVNADLQTEQRYQLALEAQAGRDYRTMLVQLRQAATEGHPEAQEMLGMVLLTGPTLYGSAVKADRCEARTWMLRAAEKGSETARVQLAFLNRLRSAPSGKVACG from the coding sequence ATGTCATCCGAACTCAAACAGATCGCCAACTGGTCGCTGCGCTGGCGCATCTTCCTGTCAGGCGCGCTGTGCCTGGTCGCCGCCGGCGCTGCAGCGAAGCCTTTCGATGTGAACGCCGACCTGCAAACCGAGCAGCGCTATCAACTCGCCCTCGAAGCCCAGGCCGGGCGCGACTACCGCACGATGCTCGTGCAGCTGCGCCAGGCCGCCACCGAAGGCCATCCCGAGGCGCAGGAGATGCTGGGCATGGTGCTGCTGACGGGCCCCACGCTGTATGGGTCCGCCGTGAAGGCCGACCGCTGCGAGGCACGCACGTGGATGCTGCGCGCCGCCGAGAAGGGGAGCGAAACGGCCAGGGTGCAACTGGCGTTTCTCAACAGGTTGCGCAGCGCGCCGTCCGGCAAGGTGGCTTGCGGCTGA
- a CDS encoding YeiH family protein, which yields MSSLAASLPGFSFVRRCGPGVLFAAALAAAAALLAEWPPMVHLGLSALTLAIALGMVAGNTVFPAVSDRTGAGVDFARSVLLRAGIVLYGFRISLSDIGAVGWPGVLIAMAMVALTFGLAVRIGTRWLGLDRETAALIGAGSAICGAAAVMATQPVVRGEEHKVSIAVATVVVFGTLSMVLYPLVYPYLGLTEHAFGLFAGSTIHEVAQVVAVGEAVSPGAANAAVVEKMLRVMMLAPFLMGLSFRVAASTPGTASLRACWRQVRVPWFAVLFIAVSAVHSLDVLPRALVAALVQLDTLLLATAMAAMGLRTSAASLRKAGAQPLKLGALLFVFLTVGGYAVNAAVLAVF from the coding sequence ATGTCGTCCCTTGCCGCCTCCTTGCCCGGTTTTTCCTTCGTTCGCCGCTGCGGCCCCGGCGTGCTTTTCGCCGCAGCGCTGGCGGCTGCCGCCGCGCTGCTGGCCGAGTGGCCGCCGATGGTGCACCTGGGCCTGAGCGCGCTGACCTTGGCCATCGCGTTGGGCATGGTGGCGGGCAACACGGTGTTCCCCGCGGTGTCGGACCGCACCGGCGCCGGCGTGGACTTTGCGCGCAGCGTGCTGCTGCGCGCGGGCATCGTGCTCTACGGTTTTCGCATCTCGCTGAGCGACATCGGCGCCGTCGGCTGGCCCGGCGTGCTGATCGCGATGGCGATGGTGGCGCTGACCTTCGGCCTCGCCGTGCGCATCGGCACGCGCTGGCTGGGGCTCGACCGCGAGACGGCCGCGCTGATCGGCGCGGGCAGCGCCATCTGCGGCGCCGCCGCCGTGATGGCCACGCAGCCCGTGGTGCGCGGCGAAGAGCACAAGGTGTCGATCGCCGTCGCCACGGTGGTCGTGTTCGGCACGCTGTCGATGGTGCTGTACCCGCTGGTCTATCCGTACCTCGGCCTCACGGAACATGCCTTCGGTCTCTTCGCGGGATCGACCATCCACGAGGTGGCGCAGGTGGTCGCGGTCGGCGAGGCGGTCAGCCCGGGCGCGGCGAATGCGGCCGTGGTCGAGAAGATGCTGCGCGTGATGATGCTGGCGCCGTTCCTCATGGGCCTGTCGTTCCGCGTGGCGGCATCGACGCCGGGCACCGCGAGCCTGCGCGCCTGCTGGCGCCAGGTGCGCGTGCCATGGTTCGCGGTGCTGTTCATCGCCGTGAGCGCCGTGCATTCGCTCGACGTGCTGCCGCGCGCACTCGTCGCCGCGCTGGTGCAGCTCGACACGCTGCTGCTCGCCACCGCCATGGCCGCGATGGGCCTGCGCACCAGCGCCGCGAGCCTGCGCAAGGCCGGGGCGCAGCCGCTCAAGCTGGGGGCGCTGCTGTTCGTGTTTTTGACGGTCGGCGGTTATGCGGTGAATGCGGCCGTGCTGGCGGTGTTCTAA
- a CDS encoding LysR substrate-binding domain-containing protein, with the protein MTLNLHLVRLFVAVAEAGSFSRAAEGLWISQPAVSKGIRELEHQLDLTLIERGAGKGFRLTEAGASLLTHARGIFAMERAALDDVRARVGVQRGSLTLGASTTVASYWLPPQIAAFCAAFPAVVPRVTVGNTQWVCEQLLECRIDLALVEGRVDADSEARIDVREWTTDPLAIVAPPDAALPRRGVTAALLGRQNWILREPGSGTRQATEALCATHGIDAPPWMEMASNEAIARTVASGVGISMLPRVVVADMLALGTLRELKLPGAVLSRPLYRLSLKNRPLSPAALRMAQILDAS; encoded by the coding sequence ATGACCCTCAACCTGCACCTGGTGCGCCTGTTCGTCGCCGTGGCCGAGGCGGGCAGCTTCTCTCGCGCGGCCGAGGGCCTGTGGATCAGCCAGCCCGCAGTGTCCAAGGGCATCCGCGAGCTGGAGCACCAACTCGACCTGACGCTCATCGAGCGTGGCGCGGGCAAGGGCTTCCGTCTCACCGAGGCCGGCGCGTCGCTGCTCACGCATGCGCGCGGCATCTTCGCGATGGAGCGCGCGGCGCTCGACGATGTGCGTGCGCGCGTCGGCGTGCAGCGCGGCAGCCTCACGCTGGGCGCCAGCACCACGGTGGCGAGCTACTGGCTGCCACCGCAGATCGCGGCCTTCTGCGCGGCCTTTCCGGCGGTGGTGCCGCGCGTCACGGTCGGCAACACGCAGTGGGTGTGCGAGCAACTGCTCGAATGCCGCATCGACCTCGCACTGGTCGAAGGCCGTGTGGACGCAGACAGCGAAGCGCGCATCGACGTGCGCGAATGGACCACCGACCCGCTCGCCATCGTCGCGCCGCCCGACGCCGCGCTGCCCCGCCGCGGCGTGACGGCTGCGCTGCTGGGCCGGCAGAACTGGATCCTGCGCGAGCCCGGCTCGGGCACGCGCCAGGCCACCGAGGCGCTGTGCGCGACGCACGGCATCGATGCGCCGCCGTGGATGGAAATGGCAAGCAACGAAGCCATTGCGCGCACCGTGGCCAGCGGCGTCGGCATCTCGATGCTGCCGCGCGTGGTGGTGGCCGACATGCTCGCGCTGGGCACGCTGCGCGAGCTGAAGCTGCCAGGCGCGGTGCTGTCGCGGCCGCTGTACCGGCTGAGCCTGAAGAACCGGCCGCTCTCGCCGGCGGCGCTGCGGATGGCGCAGATCCTCGACGCCTCGTGA
- a CDS encoding YbdD/YjiX family protein — translation MGLALSEAGRYIARSIKQSLRLMVGLPDYDVYLTHMMATHPDRAPMSYEDFFRERLEARYGGGKGRCC, via the coding sequence ATGGGCCTCGCCCTATCCGAAGCCGGGCGCTACATCGCCCGCTCGATCAAGCAGTCGCTGCGGCTCATGGTCGGGCTGCCCGACTACGACGTCTACCTGACGCACATGATGGCCACCCACCCCGACCGGGCGCCGATGAGCTACGAGGATTTCTTTCGCGAACGGCTCGAGGCGCGCTACGGCGGGGGCAAGGGGCGCTGCTGCTAG